The DNA region TTTCCCATATTAAATCTACTTTCAAAGAAAATAGTGTTTTTAGAAATGGAATTTCTTTTGTTCCATATAACTTATTTAGGGAAAACACTAAATCAACATATCGGTGACTGGAACTCTGAACATAACCCACTCAGTTGCCCCAAGCATGATGCAAGAAAAAAAGGAATAAGATATACCTGATTGATTCTCATCCCACCAAATAATAACTTGCATTGATAAAGCACTTTTAACCTAGTGAAACATTCCATCGAGTTCTGTAACTTCAGTCTCGCTTTCTAAGCAATTTGAATGATGTTAAAGACCTATGGTGCCAGTGGGGGAAACTACTTTTCTCACCACTGATTCACAACTGCGAAAAGCTGCAAGTTGATATATATGTATTCACTTTTGTGTTGGGGAGAGGCAGGTTATATTTTTGCACACTTTCTTGCTGTGCATTATGGACAACATACCACAATAACTTTGATTTCTTCCGGTTAGAGTGCGCTCTCTAATTCTTATATTTGTTTTCTTTTTCTGATTGTGAAATTAACTCATTTAATTCCATTGAAGACCACAATGACATTTCTGCCATGCTATTTCAAAAAAATGTACTTATGAATTTCTTTATATGTACGTTTTAAAAACCTGTCGGGGTGGCTAGTATTTTTCACTCAATTTTGTAATGTTTAACATTATTTTCAGACATGTAATTGTGTAAGTGGTTAGCAGAGAGATAAAAGCAGAAGAAAGGAGCTTCCCAAAGTTTTGCATTGAAAAGTCCTTCAATCCACAGTTCTGCTCTAAGAAAATGCCGTAATAACTGTTAAGTTTTTCATGTACAAAGTTACAAAAATTATCGTGTTCAAGGCTTGAAACTTTGTGGACGAATCTTCATTTCGACTTGTTTCATTGAGTAACTTGAGCCATGCCAGCCATACCATGTGATGCCATCAGAATTTTGGGTATGCTGCCCATGACGATAATAAACGCCATTCAAATTGGAATCTGTGCAGCAGTTATACCAGTAGCCACCTGCAGTCAAAGGGATAAAGAGTTATTGTATAAATTGTTAATATAATTTCTTGGGGGTTAAATAtgcaggggggaggtgaggggttggtgaggcagTAGATAAGGGATAGGAGCAGTAACTTCAAGAAAGTGAATGGTATTTTTCAGTATGTTATTTTTTAAACTTGGCGGTTCACAGCGGTCTTTTCTCGACCCATGCACTTTTTGTAGTGTCATTGTTTCTTTGTAATGTATTCATAGAATCTACTAAATATGGAGAAATCCTGCAATATATATTTACAGTTTTCATAGAATACCAGTGTAATGAATTGCCTGCAGATTTCATGAAAACGTATGGGTTGCAATATGTAACTTAACAGTTCTTTCGTATGGCATTGTAAAAAGTGAATTCTAGTTGCAAGTGTCATGACCCAATCCAGTGAACAAATACATCTGGTTTTCTTTTTGTTTACCTATCGACTCTTACCTTTGCGGAAATGTACACAGTTGTCCACGCACTTGTCGTTGTCTTTGTCCTTTGTGCTGAAGGCAGTGTTGTTGTGGTATCTGagtgagtcccgtccagctgtcccGTTGTAATTTCCAATGATTAATTTGTAGCTATTCAATTCATTGCTTATTGAAAAGTAATTGTATTCTGCATAACGAGTATGTCCTTCCCAGTCCTGTTGTTGTAGAGGGCAAGTCATTAAACAGTTCACTGACATTGACATATACTGTTGCCATAGTTCATAAAGCAATAGTTCGCTTTAAGCTTGCagcttaaatttaaaaataaatctcaATAATACTTGTCCTGCTGTTTCCAATTCCGTTCATTAAATATTTCATTGCAAATAAAACCATAATTTTGGTAAAATATGTAAATGGGAATTCTAATGTTACCTCCATGTCTATCCTGAGTGTACTTGGCTGTCTAGTTAATCGAAAAATGTGTTCATTTCCCAACCAGAAGTCCCCACGGATGTTGCCAAATCCTCGCTTGTACTGTTTCCAGTCACGGTTGAAAGAGCTAAGGCCAGCTTTGCGTCGTTGTATAACAGTCCAGCCACCACCTCCAGTTTCCATGTCACAGTACACCTGAAACAATCCAAATAATTATTTAACGAGGCATGAGGCCTAATCTTGAATGCCAAAGTATTTAGCTAGCTTTTCATTCTTTGATGGTAAGATTTGGAGTCGCATTCAGTAATCCAAACTAGAGTCAGTGTACTTGCAATGGTGTTACAACCTCAAATTGTTTTGATgcatgagaatttttttttttaatttcctaCTGACCAAGTCCAACGAATACACAATGTATTATAATTGTATATTCACGGTTGAGAAATAAAATagtttaaatatttaaattaaaaaaaatttagagtacccaattatttttatcctgttaaggggcaatttagcatggccaatccacctaccctgcacatgagttgttggggtaagacccacgcagataccTGGGCAGGCTCTGTTGTTGCTCATATGCAGCTACAGTAATGCATGGAATTTAAACTCTGGGATTCTGAAGCAGTGGTAGTACATATTCACAATTCCAATAAAATTCGGAAGATTTTAAACCAAATTCGTTGTTTGTCAAGATCACCGTAATATAAGATGATATTTTAGTCATCACTGAACAATTCTTACACAAAAGTGACATTCACAAATTAGAAATAATGTAATTTTAGTGGCAGTAAAGCACATTCAAAAGGTAACAAAACTAAAGGAAATTTATTTCAAAAGGCACCTCTAGTTCTGGAGTTCCCAGGAACTCATCTGCAGGTAGCTTGTACACTCCAGTTATTCGATAATTCTTCCGGTACAATGATGTGCAGTCATAAGTAGCATCTGTAGACAAAAGATTAAATATTGCACGACTGCATATATGTAAACAAGATGGGCTGActagcctctttctgtgccatagttTTTCTATGGTTCTACTATTCCAGAATACTTGAGTTTTAAATCAAGCCATTACTGCACTACAGCTACATGAGCAATAATGAGCAGTGGCCTTTCTTGTAATATCTATAAATATTTTTTCCCCCCCACTTTGAGATTCTGTCCCAAATTAGAATAGTAATTGAAACCTACATTTATGTTAGGTACTCGCACTCAAGCAGGAAAATTCCATTTATTCTTTTCCCTGCCGTTGCCTATGAAACTAGATTCAATAGCTACATACTCCCCACCAGTAAGAAAGCATTGAACTGAGTTAAGAATTCATATCATGGTTATTTGTATATCTTTATGATTTGTTAGCTTTGGGTATCTTAGCAAATGCAATATATTGAAGTATTTTTATGTTGTTCCCATGTAGATTTTCTATCCAGTAAATTGGCATTGCTTCAATCTTTCTGAATTAAGCTAACTATTTAGGCTATATTTAACTCTCTTCCACTTTTCCCTTATAGAATTCACAAAAGACCATGGTGGGCCAACGTGTGAGTCCCAAAGCCTAATAATTCTCTGTAGGGTAGTTCCCTCTTGAATATTAGCGGTCTTCACAGTCTACCCAAGGACAATTTGATCTggatattcaccaccctctgtattaGTTTAATATAAAATGTACGTTCACCTTGTCCCTTCTGATTTAGGTCCATATATTACTCTTTTTTTCAACATACCTGAAACACTCCCTGCCAATGCTTTGCTTACATTTCCTTTTTGCTGCTGTTTTGAGTTCGGAAAATAACTTTTTCCTAGATGTTTACATTTGAAAAAACGTAAATTTGGTCAAATTTGAGTGACTTGAGTTAAATACTGTTTTCTACTTTCAAAACACAATAAACCAGTGAGCATACCTGACCCTGTTGATGGAGACTATCCAACCACACCAAATTTATAATTTTTATTTATTAACTGCAGCAAATTAGTTTTTTAATCTTTACTAACGCAGGAGCTGTAGCAGTCCAGGTTAGCCCCAATTATCAGTTATTTATTTGCTTCTGGATGTGAAGACAGTGCAAACCCAACTAACATCACACGTAAGCACTTCTAATAAACCCATTTTAATTTCTGTTGACAATTTTGTTTTGATGTAACTGATGCATTAAAGATTTTTGATGATTTTAAAGTTAATTTTGTGAAGATTGTGAGAGCTAGGTTTTATCGACAGCATATGTCAATTGATGCTTTCTAAAATAAAGTTGAAGAGGATGGAAATTTTCATTGTTCTGACACTGTTGAAAGTAGTTTTTCAAGAATGGGTTGGGTAATGTGTTGCACCAGGTGAGTGCATTACTGAGTTCTACAGTTCCAAGATGTAAAGCTTTCTGAAGATAAATCAAATAGTTTCTGCAAAGTATTGTTTATTTGAACTGTTCCCAAAAGAATGGCTCAGTGGACAGAATTGTTGCACGTCAGATGTCCAGAATCTTTGATTTTTTTTAtagcacacaaggaggccatttggcctatcgtgtatgcactggctctctgaatgaaCGATTTAATTAGTGTTATTCTCCCACTTTCTTCTCATTACTCAGCACATTCCTCCTTGGCAagaaacagtctaattcccttttgaatgcctcaattaacctgcctccaccacactctcggtgCGTCCCAGACCTTAACTCTAAGAACCAATTCAAGTGAAAGTGCAGGACCAGATTGTTCAGTGGACGTTTTGATTAAATCTAAGAAAATGTCATAGATGAGGCAGAGAAAAAGGGCAAATACATTATAGCTTCACGTAATTCTAAGAAAGGTTGGATATAGAGTCCTAGTGTCACCACGGCAGGCATAtaaagacaaacaaagaacaaagaaatgtacagcacaggaacaggcccttcggccctccaagcccgtgccgaccatactgcccgactaaactacaattttctacacttcctgggtccgtatccttctattcccatcctattcatatatttgtcaagatgccccttaaatgtccctatcgtccctgcttccactacctcctccggtagcgagttccaggcacccactaccctctgcgtaaaaaacttgcctcgtacatctactctaaaccttgcccctctcaccttaaacctatgccccctagtaattgacccctctaccctggggaaaagcctctgactatccactctgtctatgcccctcataattttgtatacctctatcaggtctcccctcaacctccttcgttccagtgagaacaaaccgagtttattcaaccgctcctcatagctattgccctccataccaggcaacattctggtaaatctcttctgcaccctctctaaagcctccacatccttctggtagtgtggcgaccagaattgaacactatactccaagtgtggcctaactaaggttctatgcagctgcaacatgacttgccaattcttatactcaatgccccggccaatgaaggcaagcatgccgtatgccttcttgactaccttctccacctgtgttgcccccttcaatgacctgtggacctgtactcctagatctctttgactttcaatactcttgagggttctaccattcactgtatattccctacctgcattagaccttccaaaatgcattacctcacatttgtccggattaaactccatctgccaactctctgcccaagtctccagacaatctaaatcctgctgtatcctcagacagtcctcatcgctatccgcaattccaccaacctttgtgtcgtctgcaaacttactaatcagaccagttacattttcctccaaatcatttatatatactacaaagagcaaaggtcccagcactgatacctgtggaacaccactggtcacagccctccaattagaaaagcatccctccattgctaccctctgccttctatggcctagccagttctgtatccaccttgccagttcacccctgatcccgtgtgacttcaccttttgtactagtctaccatgagggaccttgtcaaaggccttactgaagtccatatagacaacatctactgccctacctgcatcaatcatctataTTTGAAACCCAGAAAGAAAAACACATTCCATGCTCAAATAATACTATTTTGCCCTACAGGTTCTTGACACTAATTATAACAAATTAGTTTTATCTGTGATTATTGCCAGTGTTGAAATGGCTGATTTGGACTCGGGTATCAGTTGAGTTACTGCAGTTGGCCTTTAGACTCCTGGGTTAGAAAGGGCAAACATCAGCTATGATTCCTGTTTCTTACCACTATCCTTTTGAAAACACTTCCATGAATTTGACATCAGGATCAGGCTCTGGCCAACAAGACACTTGATAATTTCTATGATtcttgtgttatgggtcagggtttacagaaccccaaagtgtttcatggagttcaaccgacccacaacttttaatagattgtggtgtgggaagcacacggcgtactctccaggtgttatacagcagaaatggacaagtggtttttaaaacaaaacaatgtttatgctatgaactcaagttaacattttaaaaacaaacattgaatatcttaacacccattacttcaaagataaccccaaaagactgcaacactaaataatccttcaaactgttcctttaaacatccaaaagacttcaaaccttcagaaATAGGagaacattaggttacattcaatatatttatagtctttggattgtagaaatcaacagaccaactctgtgtttcttcatgcagctcacagcaaaacacacagacactcgcagctgcattctcaaactgaaactcaaaaagcagaagtgagctcagctccccccaccctctgccatcacttcagtaatatgatcagctccatttcttaaaggtacattgcttaaacatccatttcttaaaagtactctcacatgacacctcccccccccaaaaaaaacccatcaacttcaagatggtttcatttttcacctttgcaccatcaattcagaaatgcacacagtaaaaaccctttaccggttcaaaaaaacaacacacgcaaacaggtataataatatagtccattttttttttttcgttcttcctccaaccgaaatccttctcgattgacggtCTCTttaaacaagaaagtctctgcacgatccatccattcctctacgcctcgtcatttctctttaaagttagatacttcagttcaatctgattgcagagtcccttgtaattctccaacacaggagcattggttatcacagctttcaggccgtcaaatgcctgttgaaagtccactgtaattttcgacgtttcttcagcaagtccatcagtggagcaaccacgctacaaatcttttgcacaaaggttcgatcaaatccactcatgccaagaaatcgaattatttcccgtcgtgtcgagggtatcggaaactccccaataactttcgttttcacatcccgtgggaccaattgaccctgtccgattgtatggtcagggaaagtgacttgggcttaaccaaattcacttttggctaggtttatcaccaatcccgcctcctgaagttgatcgaataactccataagatgttttaaatgttctttccatgtctgcctgaaaactaccagatcatcaatatataccgcacaattgggtaatcctgaaacgactgtattagttaaccgttgaaatgtggctggggcctttttcatgccaaatggtataactttgaattggtatataccatctggagtcacaaaagctgaaatctccttcgccctttcagataaaggtacctgccagtaacctttaagtaaatccagtttggaaataaaagcggattgtcccactttctcagtgcaatcccccaaacatgggatagggtaagagtccattcttgtaactccattcacctttctatagttcacacacaaccgttgggaaccgtctggtttaggtactatcacgatgggtgagctccattggccacaacccacttcaatgatgccatttttaagcatactctcaatctctttgttaacctgtgccaattttaaaggattaagtctatatggatgttgtttgataggaacagcatttctcatatctacatcatgtatagccattttagtacttcccaatttatctctacacacttgcccatgtgatatcaataactctttcaggtc from Scyliorhinus torazame isolate Kashiwa2021f chromosome 16, sScyTor2.1, whole genome shotgun sequence includes:
- the angptl7 gene encoding angiopoietin-related protein 7, giving the protein MPVKIFLWLLSLILLLCNVPPGCSRVQKTPRRRGIAGGVNILKLITCCDDLKELKIQVANLTSILTELSGKQETDWINVVMQMMEVENGYRQIESRITEAEGKYSEVNNRIDIIQLQAAQTVTQISTDATYDCTSLYRKNYRITGVYKLPADEFLGTPELEVYCDMETGGGGWTVIQRRKAGLSSFNRDWKQYKRGFGNIRGDFWLGNEHIFRLTRQPSTLRIDMEDWEGHTRYAEYNYFSISNELNSYKLIIGNYNGTAGRDSLRYHNNTAFSTKDKDNDKCVDNCVHFRKGGYWYNCCTDSNLNGVYYRHGQHTQNSDGITWYGWHGSSYSMKQVEMKIRPQSFKP